A portion of the Osmerus mordax isolate fOsmMor3 chromosome 22, fOsmMor3.pri, whole genome shotgun sequence genome contains these proteins:
- the LOC136966284 gene encoding thymosin beta-11, giving the protein MSDKPNLEEVTSFDKTKLKKTETQEKNPLPSKETIEQEKQASS; this is encoded by the exons ATGTCTGACAAGCCAAATCTCGAGGAGGTTACCAGCTTCGACAAGACGAAGCTGAAGAAGACTGAGACGCAGGAGAAAAATCCCCTGCCCTCAAAAGAAA CCATTGAACAGGAGAAGCAGGCGTCTTCGTGA
- the LOC136966282 gene encoding ribose-phosphate pyrophosphokinase 2 has product MPNIVLFSGSSHHDLSQKVADRLGLELGKVITKKFSNQETCVEIGESVRGEDVYIVQSGCGEINDNLMELLIMINACKIASSSRVTAVIPCFPYARQDKKDKSRAPISAKLVANMLSVAGADHIITMDLHASQIQGFFDIAVDNLYAEPAVLQWIRENIPEWKNCIIVSPDAGGAKRVTSIADRLNVEFALIHKERKKANEVDRMVLVGDVKDRVAILVDDMADTCGTICHAADKLIDAGAIKVYAILTHGIFSGPAISRINNAPFEAVVVTNTIPQEEKMKSCPKIQVIDISMILAEAIRRTHNGESVSYLFSHVPL; this is encoded by the exons ATGCCCAACATCGTGCTTTTCAGTGGGAGCTCCCACCACGATTTATCACAGAAAGTAGCAGATCGACTCGGACTGGAATTGGGAAAAGTGATAACGAAGAAATTCAGCAATCAAGAAACATG CGTGGAGATCGGGGAGAGCGTGCGCGGCGAGGACGTGTACATCGTGCAGAGCGGCTGCGGGGAGATCAACGACAACCTGATGGAGCTGCTCATCATGATCAACGCCTGCAAGATCGCCTCCTCGTCCCGGGTCACCGCCGTCATCCCCTGCTTCCCTTATGCCCGACAGGACAAGAAAGACAAG AGTCGTGCTCCCATCTCGGCCAAGCTCGTGGCCAACATGCTGTCTGTGGCCGGAGCTGACCACATCATCACCATGGACCTCCACGCCTCACAGATTCAG GGATTCTTTGACATCGCCGTGGACAACCTGTATGCGGAGCCGGCCGTCCTCCAGTGGATCCGGGAGAACATTCCAGAGTGGAAAAACTGCATCATTGTATCTCCAGATGCAGGTGGAGCCAAACG tgttACATCCATCGCCGACCGTCTGAATGTGGAGTTTGCCCTCATCcacaaggagaggaagaaggccaACGAGGTGGACCGCATGGTCCTGGTCGGGGACGTGAAGGACCGCGTGGCCATCCTGGTGGACGACATGGCCGACACCTGCGGCACCATCTGCCATGCCGCCGACAA GCTCATCGATGCCGGAGCCATAAAGGTCTACGCCATCCTCACGCACGGCATATTCTCGGGGCCGGCCATCTCGCGCATCAACAACGCCCCCTTTGAGGCTGTGGTCGTGACCAACACCATCCCCCAGGAAGAGAAGATGAAGTCCTGTCCCAAGATACAG GTGATAGATATATCCATGATCCTGGCTGAGGCCATCAGGAGGACCCACAATGGCGAGTCTGTATCCTACCTCTTCAGCCACGTGCCCTTGTGA